In Castor canadensis chromosome 6, mCasCan1.hap1v2, whole genome shotgun sequence, the genomic window tgggcttagtgcttgcaaagcaggagctctaccccttgagccacacccccagtcccatGATAAAGTTCTTGATAAACATCAGAACAGGATGCTATTAGAGAATTTGGATgtctaaaataaatgaatgagtaaaataCTCAAAGACAGCAGCTACCTCTTTTGTATGATGCTACTGGAAAGCTTTTCGTTAGCTACTGGAAAGGAAAAGCAGCCCATAACTGATAGCAATGGTCTAGACTACAACCTAGGCCTTGCAAAAGCTAAGAAGTAGCCTGACACAGCTTTATTGTGGTTTTCTGTTAACATAAACAATTTCACAGAAACCAGCACAAGACTAGCCCACTAAGAAACcatgaaaaatcaaaacaaaaagaccaCTGTCTAACCATGTctgaacacaaaaaaaaaaatcataagcacTGGTCAAACCACACAAAAGTCTAAAGAGCCCCTATCCAGGTATGCATTGGCATATGTACCAGTTACAACTTTGGCTTCACTTTGGCCGCACATTATAGTACATACTGTAGTACTGACAGCAGTACTACAGTTTACTTGAGCAAAATCTTCAAGCCAACTGACACAAACCCAAATCCTATAATAAACCCAAACATCCTCTTGCTGAGACACCCCACATTTCTCCAGAATGTGTGTTCTCCTTTGTGGAAAAGCAATAAACCTAACTTGTTCAACTATGGGTATGTCAGAGGTTCCATACAATGTTTATTGCTTCAACCAGGATACTCAACTCAGCAAGAGTGTGCAAATAGACTGcttgtgattttatatatatgagGTGTACCTGCTCATGGCTAAGAGGTATGTTCATGCTGAATTGAGCTCCCATATTGACTAAAACACTTCAGTGATGAGTTTATTTGCCTTGGAAGAAgagatcttggattttttttttttggttatctaATCAGATTTGCATTCTTCAATAAGATCATTTTTGCACTTGATCATTGCCAAAAGATAGAAAAATGATGGTAAAATCATTTTAGTCTTCTATTTCCTGCATCTTCTGCTAATGTTCAGTGATATTTTTAAGAGAGGAAACTATGGGAAAGAGATAGACATGTCTAACAAATCCATTTGTGAACTACTTCCAAGAGATGAAGCATTCATCCAGTCTCCAGGCCAGTGACCTTAAGACAAATTTTGCTTTGGACGCCATCTCCAAACCTAACAAAAAGCTTCTTTCTCAGTCTTGTCTTTGTACCCCTGAGAAGTGATCCATTTTGTTGTCTGCCCAGACCCATGATTGGTGATTCTTGACCCACCTTGACAGGttctttgttttggcttttttttttttttttggcatagtgggagtttgaactcagggcctcatgattgctaggcaggaactctacacttgagctattccaccagcccaaccATTGCCTTTATCCTACTCTTCACACTTAAAACTACATATCTTCCACCCAATGCACTTCCTTTATGCTTTTTTCACTGTGATGCTAATTGCACACTTATCTCTTTTATAGGTACAATTTCATCAGGGACATTGTGCAATTGagcttttgagaaaaaaatagataattcatttgagaaatagtttAAAATAGAAAGCCAAGAAACCCTCATGGGCAGATTACTCATCTTGTTTGTCTAAAAGAAAGGTAGTTTTGTTGAGTGATTCCATACTTTGGAGTTATGCAGTAATGGCTTTTTAATTGCATGGCTTAATAAAACTTCCAGGGACCCAAGTTACTGTTCAAATGTGCTGACATTCTctttcatgtatgtaaatgtgaaaATCTGATTTTCCACACCTAAACTTTCTTTCTTCTAGTAAAGAAAGCAAAGCTTTAAAGGGATAATTTCAGTATATGCCTGAAGCTACTTTCATatctttgtgtgtgcatgtgtgtgatgctcttcttgttctccattttcccattttcctcttttaggaaactaaacattttctatttaataaaaaaaaaaaaatggagctgggcatggtggctcatgtctgcaaacCCAGCActaggcaggagaatcatgagttcaaggccagcctaggctacacagcatgaccctgtctcaaaaaaaaaaaaaaaaaaggattgtcaGTGTCAAACCTCtcatgttttaaacattttaaaacacctACATGGATATAATGAAATAACTTATCACTTtctaaaacttctttaaaattaaaatgagtagGTAAAAAATTACATTCAACTAAATACGTCTTTTTTAAAGGCTCTTTACCAATATTCTTTgtgactatttatttatttaatcctggggttgattgaacccagggtctcacacgtTAAGCACGTACTCTACACTGAGTTACAACCAGCCCCTCTTCTTGACGTCTTAAGGAGGCATTTTCACAGTCTAGTTACTGTGTAGGCAAAGGAAAAATGCAAGGTAAAAACGTAAAGGGTAAAGACACCTATGCATTCCAGTTTCATCAGTAAGGTGAGGCAGCTCATCAGCATTTCCTTTGTGTGGGGCAAAAGTAATgactttaaaagattattttctaGTTATGTGACAAAATATATGTAACCTGGGAGGGATGTCATGGACTCAGTGATCCAAATTGTGAAAAAACTTCTATCTCCTGGTGTCCTTCTACATGTCTTCTGGTCCCCTTActgctcctcttcctctgccaAGCAAATCTCATAGCTCTCTACAGCCTGTCAGCTGTGGCAAGTTTCCATATATTTGTCTACATATCTATACATTCTTTCTAGGTAATTTTATCCATTCTGGCCATTTTCAATCATGAGTCCCAATTCATATACCTAGATTCAGATTCGAGTCCAACTGCCAGTATGGTCTCTTGACCCTACCTTTGTGCACACCTCGCAGGCTAGCTTACACCCAGGCCTATTTCATATGTTTCTCTTTCCACCAGCCAATATTCCTGGCTGAGTGACACAGGTATCCCTATTCGCTGTTCCCCATCATCTTCCCTCTCTCTACATGTAATGTTACTACCTTCTTCTCTAGTATGTTCCCATCCTAGGTAAGTTTCTTGATATCTGGTTACCGATGATAGGCATAACACACAGGTTGCTGAATAAGTGAATTTATTcaacttataattttttaaatctgcatGGGTATACTTAACAAGTCATTAATTCTAAACTAGTTTGTCTTCAGAACAAAAATATGGGTATATTCGGGTTCACtaacttttatcatttattaCTTTATTCTTGTTACAAATAGAATTGCAGATGCCCTGTAACTAGTAAAATAGCCACTGGAAATGTTTTCTTGGTTTGCTATGATAAGTCACAGGATTGGTAGAATATGTGTTTGTTTCCGTAGGTCCCATAAGTACTGTTACACACTCCAGATCCAGTTTCACATAGAAATAAGAATAGTTACTATTCACTGACATATTTTTACACAGAAAATTTAGTGTCCTCCTTCATATTATCTCATTGATTCCTCCCCAAAACCTGAGGTAAACTATTACTATGCCCGTTTTATAGATGAAATTGAGGATGAAAGACACTGAGTTGTTCCCAAAAATGAGACTAGTAAGGAGCAGAGCAAATTTAAATCTAGGTGGAAGTTCAGAGAACTTGAGTTCTTCAATACTGTGGTATATGACCTTTTCATCCTTGAAAGAGGATTTGCAGAGAATTTGCATTCAGTATGCCAGGCATCACCAGTTATGGAGTGGAATAAACCTTTTGATTCCAGGCAGACAAAACTAAACAGACCAGTTCTCAGGGATACAAAGTCTAGACTGGCTGTACAGGAAAAACGAGGATCAAACAAATCCTGGCCAAATCATTACAGCTAGCCACACTGAATGGCTTATCTCTGTAGGAAAGAGCATGTGAGCAAATAAAACTATGCAGTGGAAATCCATTAAAAACCTGAATTCAGTCTACACTACTTTGTGTCCTGTCTTCTTTTCATATGGCCTCATAACCTTTTAAATTAACCTCAAGAACTACTGTCTGTTCATCAATGCTCTTAGGCTAGAATGATATTGCTGGCTATATGACTTTTAAATGCCAATAAAttgttcagtttaaaaaaaaatctcatgaacAGAGTGGCAAGGGGTTAGAAGTATTTGAGAGGATCCTAAAAACCCCTTGGATGATAGTGGTGAAGGATGGGTGGACATGGGGTAGTTTCTGTATCTCGCCCATCTTGTTCCTCTAGTACAGGATTAGGTAGACAACTGTGAATCATCAGAGGGAAAGGCAGAAGTgcgtttttttggttgtttttttttttatataaatgtcTTGAGGGCCTTGTTCTTATTTCATCGCTTTGGTAATAATCTTTCAAATGCCTCATATCTTTAGGAAGTAAGACTTAAATGTTAAAACATCAGCAGTCGATACATGTCATAAATGTATAGTTATCTCATCCTTCAATATCTATGgtggattggttccaggacccccttgGCTATCAAATTCTGTAGAACTTCATGGGCCTTTATATATACACATCCTCCTACACACCTTAAATCAACTCTGGATCACTTATAAAATTTACCAGTGTAAATGCCAtgtagttgttatactgtatttaGGAAAttctgacaagaaaaaaatctatacatgTTCAGTTATAGATGTCATATTTTTCTCCCAAATATTTCTTATCCTCAGCTGAATTCATAGATGTGGAACCCATAGATACAGAGGGCTATGTGTGATACCCCAAATGGTATCACTGAGACTAATTCTAACAATTCAATAATACTTACAACTTCTATTAGCATGCTTACCTATAACTTaacttataaaggtaaactcatatGCTTCTGGAAACGGTACTCATTTCAGTTTAAGTACCTCATATGTGGTATATGGTAAGTGTATCTCAAAACAGGTACTAGGACTATTCTGCatatgaagaaatatgaatggaaGGGGTCAATCACTGGACATCTTGAAACTGTGCTGTTGAGGTCTGTTCCCCTCAGGCATTTGGAGGCAATAATCTTCCTAACAGAGGCACATGTGGACTGACCTTTGTATACCTCAAAGGAGACCACAGGGAAGAAGTAATGCCAACAAACATTCAACAAACAGCAGAGAGACACAAATACTAACAGAAACCgatttataatattatttatttgttccttATCCTGTCTTCagaaaccaagggaaaaaaaactgagtTTCAAGAGTGTGGAAATCTAGTTGGCCTCACCCATAGCACAGTCTCCTCACTACAGAGCACCATGGATGTTCAGTAAACACTGGGATAAAACAAATCCATTGTGGGGAAATGGGCCAGTCACTGCTAAAGATGtatgtgccccaccacacccagcccaggaAGACCTCAACTCTGACACACAGGTAAGATGAATCCAAAGAGGTAAAAtctacactgatttttttttttttttggaaggggggAGGATAAAACTTGCTTAGGCTGGATGGAAAAAAAGGTTACCAGTGCTGAACTTTTAAATGTGGACTCCTGACCTGAAATGTATTTCTCCCTATACTTAAAACATGTGGCTTTACCTTTCCTTACATTTATTAAAACAACACTGTGCCATCAAGCAAAATAACTCCTACAGGTATTACTGGAATGGGGTCATATTGCTTCAGCCTTAGTGACAGAACATACGGGATTCCAAAGAAGTTACCTGTTGAATAAAAGTAACTCCTAAAAGCAGTGGTTTTGTTATAAAGCAAAGTCAAGAAAATTGCCACACTCTGATGGAGACAAGACCATTGTGAAGCTAagacttaagaaaataattttaaaagctcgAAAACACGTGTAACTCAGGACTGAAGGTTTCACGTTACGCAACACGAGTGTCAAGGGAAGGATTTCCACCCTCATGACTCATACTTCTGTTACACAAAGTTTACTGGATGTTTCCttcattttaaacacatatgaaCCTAAACGTATTCGGTGACGATGCATGGTATCCACAACATAAAAACACAAGAGCTACCTAAAGCTAAGCAGAATCACTTCAATTGACACCACCCTTCAAAAACGGTAAGTTACTCCACCTTTTCGAAAGCATAGCCACGAAGAACACTTCTTGCCCCAAACTATCTGGACCCGTACTTCTCTTCCTCGAACTGCACCCTGACTGCCCACACCCGGAATGGCAGCAAAATCCCGGGGAAGAGGTGGCAGAAATCATTCCAGAGTGGGCCCTGCACCGCACTCACTCGCCTCGCCTCTGCCCCATTGAGTGCTGATGAGACCCCCCATCCCAGGCCACCGGGTCCCTCCAGGTGTCCCTCCTTTTCCCAGATCGTCTCCGGGATGATCGAGCAGTCCAGGGGGGGCTCAGGCTGACCCACCAGACGCTTCCGCCGCGCCCCCACCCAGCACCCCGACACCCGCAGGTCCCAAACTACACAGCTCTCTGGACTACAAGGTTTTCACCGACTTTATTGGCTCCCGACTCCGACGGGCCTCTCAACGCCCAGGTCCCAGCTGGATCCAAGACCCCCAGCGCGTTCTCAAACACTGCGGGACGGCGATGGAAGGAGGCCTTCCTGGGGACGTCAGCTCCTcggtggtggcggcggcggccTCGGGGGTCACTTGCTCTTCACCTTCTGACTCTCCGTCTTCTTGGGGAGCAGCACGGCCTGGATGTTGGGCAGGACGCCGCCCTGAGCGATGGTCACTTTCCCCAGCAGCTTGTTGAGCTCCTCGTCGTTGCGGATGGCCAGCTGCAGGTGGCGAGGGATGATCCGCGTCTTCTTGTTGTCACGCGCGGCATTGCCCGCCAGCTCCAGGATCTCGGCGGTCAGGTACTCCAGCACGGCCGCCAGGTACACCGGCGCGCCGGCGCCCACGCGCTCCGCGTAGTTTCCTTTGCGCAGCAGTCGGTGTACTCGGCCCACCGGGAACTGCAGGCCTGCGCGCGACGAGCGGGACTTGGCCTTGGCCCGCACTTTGCCGCCCTGCTTTCCACGACCCGACATGCTCGCCTTGACTAAAACTCCAGCGACGGTGGAATCAAAACCAATCAAAGCCCAAAACACAGCGACTGAACTCCCTCCAGGAACGCAGCGTACCACACCGGAACTGCCTGGACAAACTCTTTGCTGCCACTAGGCAGCGCCTTCCCATTGGGCGCCGCAATTTCCTCGTCTCCGGTAGCCAATGACAGGCAGGCTCCGCTCCCAATTAGCTCGCTAGCAAAGGGCCCGCCTTCCTAAACCGTCTCCAATGAAAAGCGCAAATTCCTActcttcatttacatattttctcctATGAATACCCCCGGGCTGACTGCGCTTAATGGATGGTGTGGTTACAAAGTTCATTCTGGTTGCCATGGGAAAAAACTTTCAAGAATTAAGGAAATCCAACCacgcactccagaggctgaggcaagaagatctagagttcgaggccagccagggctactgGACGAAACTGTCtgaaaaaaacaccaacaacaaattaaGAGCTACTCAGTATGCAAGTGGGACGCAGTGGAGGTGCCCCAAGCAATTCAGGTTGCTGTGTACTCCAGGTGGGATTTCTCATCTACTACAGCATTCTAACCAGGCAGTTCACTGACTTCAGAACCTGTGCTTGTAAACAACACTCCTCCAGCAAAATCACAGAATTCTGAGTTCTGCCTAGCACGGGCCGCGTCACCTGCTCCTTTATATCTTGCCTACCAAGCTTACAGTCTGGGGACCTGACTGTAGCTGGCCACATGTACTGTCAACTAGACCAGATGACCATAGTCTCTGCAAAGTTCTGCTGCTGACTGAGGGCTGGTTGTTTTCTTGTCAGGCTCTCAAAACTGGAGTGATGGGCCAGACAGGAATGCTTTCAGTACTGATGAAATGGCCAAGCTTGCTTAATCATAACATCACTTGGCTTTGAGGCTAAACTAGTTAACACAGGAAAGGCCACACACACAGTTCAGTCCTTGAGGCTGCTCTGGCTGTCTCCTtgtgaggcaggatagatgagacagggaaattatattattttaataaatatgaaatggGCTAGGCACAAACATTGGAaccagaaagtaaaaaataaaaaaccagacAACTAgcctcctcccatctccttttaaagTTACAAGAATAGGGAGCCTTAAAGGGGCTTCCTGCATCtgtctttcctctttgagatgttaagctGAAAGGCCCCTTGGATGAGTAGAGGGCCAGAAACAATGAAAGGCATTTCTGGATAAGGAAAGTTTGAAACACCtatgtccctgtgttttgggtaggcctatATGACATCTCCATGTTTTGCCATCCAGATCAATTATCTGAATGATAGTTGTAAGACTAGAGGGAcgggccaccattttgagtttatacATCCATTTCCTGCTTGGGAAGCAGGAAATACTGTtcccttttttctcatttctccctgcttttatcctgttatactaaattccctTCCTAacaaactttactatcactttcactacatttttgcATCTTGTCTGACTTCTTCTCTTACCCAAACACAAAGCAAAGAGCTGTGCTGACTTTCCAGTACACCTGTAGTTGCAGGATCAAAGCTCAAGTTCTCAGGAATGTCAGGAGAGCAAACAGAAGAAGTGACTTTTGTCTTGGATcagggagacaggaaggcatcCTTACAAGTAAGCATCTAAGAAGACATGAGGAGCAGGCTCCTCAAAGAAGTAAAACAACAGAACTCTCACCAAGATGATAAAATGCAACTGCCTTTATCTTAGATaagggagacaggaaggcatcTTTGAAAATGAACATCTAAAGAGACATGAAAAGCAGGCTtctcagaaaagtaaaacagcaaACCTCTCACCAAGATAACAAAAGGTAGCTATAAAATGTAAATGGTGGGCCTCAAGGCCACAAGGAGCTAACCAGACCCTCCTGGTATGTCCAGTTTGATGAGGAGGGGGATGACCAGGCGATGGGGGTTCAGCAGGATTCAACTAGATGACATCCAATCACACtcacaaatgtagtttcaagGTAGGATAGGTGAACCTAAGCCAGCAGAGCCCTATATCATCTCCTAGACTCCAGCTGTACTACTGCTTAGCTTTCCTAAGCTCCTCCATGCTGGGAgcttttgctgtcctttcaataaatcTTCAGCTTTCTTTACTCTGGGTATGACATCTTCAATCCTCCACTTTGCCCAAAAACAAACTTGGGATCAAAATTCTTCTTTCAGGTATCAGGAAGACTTCTGAGGAACCCCTGGGTCTCCTTGTAGATAAACCCAGAGTCTAAAGGAAACTTTTTCTATATATCCAAGTTGCAAACCCAtaacatttgaaacaaaataagaagtttttaaaattattattaattagaaATTGCTTTCTGCTAATTCAATGAGGCACTTTCATTTACCTCAACATTTCTCACAATTATACAATTGCATGGCAAGGTGATATAAGactaaatatttacttattagCATAAAtacttagggctggcagagtggctcaagtggtagagtgcatgtctagcaagtgtgaggccctgagttcaaaccccggtaccaaaaataaaataaaataaaaactctatGTGGATTTAAGTAAGGATTTAAATTAAAAGTGAAGTAAAGCACCCTCTCGCTGAGGTTTTATGTCATCAGAATAACACGTCTGTGTCCTTACTGTCTAGCACACTGATTAGCCAGCAGTGAGGACTCAATAAATGTCTTTGGAGTTGGAGCGGTACATTGCCACAGTTAAGTTGGTCATCCTGGTGCCAGACTACCTGCTCCAAATCCTGGCTTACCATTTACCGGTGActttcaataaattatttaacttctatACCTGTTTTAAAGTGTTTTGAAGATTGAATATACCAGCAAGCATCCAGTAACTCTTAAACAgaataaatgaacataaaatCTCGTTTGCAGTTTCTGGCAAGAAATTCCTTGATAAGTTCTGTACACTAGCTTATATTTGTCCCTATATCACGGAAAATTCTTCACAGAGTTTGAAAACTTATTATTCTTGGATAAGGctctttttttataattgttaaaTAAGAATTCTAACTGAAGGCAAGGATTTAAACATCACGTAGTAAAGTTTGTTTATTCAGGATTTTTACCCCCAATCATTCAGTTTTCTTAGGGCTCTTTTAATTGATCtttaagagagagaagaaagaaaaagaaaggaaagaaagaaccttTATGGAGATGGGCAAGGATTGAAacaagtatttttgtttgtttggtgggactggggtttgaactcagggcttcacacttgcaaagcaggtgctctaccatttgagccacacttccagtcctgaAACAAGTATTTTAAGAAGCATCTGCAAGTATAATAAATTTTTGCCATAAAGTCAAGACTGGGGTCAAAATGGCCAATTAACTAAAATATTCATTCCTCGAGATGCTAATTAAGTATCTGGGAAATAATTATGAACCATCCTGTAGATACTGCTGCCCTTTAACAAAATAAAACGTCTTGGGAAGACAGAGTCCTGTCTATGAGGACACTTCTAATCGGTTCCTTTTCTGTGCATTGATTCATGCGAGGAAGGCAGGCCCTGAGAGCCTCTGGCTTGGGTTTTTGCAGTATCAGTTATCAAAGCCACAGTTAGGGGATCCACTACTTTACAATACTTTGAATTTTCAAATCAAAGTTGTGAGAATGATAGAAGGATTCAAATGATAGAAGGAATTTGCAGTAATTCAACTAAGTATCTAGGAAGAATTATTTGGTTGaaaagcaaatacagtaatgcACATTCCGGGCAGGAGAAAGGGAGCCAGGAAAGTCTGCAAACTGCACAGAAGcagatgaaagcaaaaaaggaggTGGTCAAGTGCCAGGCAGGAAAGCtagacttaaaataattttaatttttctctctccttggcCACAAAAGAAAGGGGGGGGAAAAGAATCACTAAAATATTTCCTCTTCACCCAGTAGTTACTTAAAAAGAAC contains:
- the H2aj gene encoding histone H2A.J, whose protein sequence is MSGRGKQGGKVRAKAKSRSSRAGLQFPVGRVHRLLRKGNYAERVGAGAPVYLAAVLEYLTAEILELAGNAARDNKKTRIIPRHLQLAIRNDEELNKLLGKVTIAQGGVLPNIQAVLLPKKTESQKVKSK